The following are encoded in a window of Bos indicus isolate NIAB-ARS_2022 breed Sahiwal x Tharparkar chromosome 7, NIAB-ARS_B.indTharparkar_mat_pri_1.0, whole genome shotgun sequence genomic DNA:
- the HBEGF gene encoding proheparin-binding EGF-like growth factor isoform X1, whose translation MKLLPSVVLKLFLAAVLSALVTGESLERLRRGLAAGTSNLDTPTQSTDQLLPAGGGQGREVLDLEEANLDLFRGLLGKDYFSSLGILSPEITAFSSKPQALATPSKEERGKRKKKGKGLGKKRNPCLRRYKDFCIHGECKYVKELRVPTCICHPGYHGERCHGLSLPVKNRLYTYDHTTILVVVAVVLSSVCLLVIMGLLMFWYHRRGGYDVENEEKVKLGMTTSH comes from the exons ATGAAGCTGCTGCCGTCGGTGGTGCTGAAGCTCTTTCTTGCTGCAG TGCTTTCGGCGTTGGTGACTGGCGAGAGCCTGGAGCGGCTTCGGAGAGGCCTGGCTGCTGGAACCAGCAATCTGGACACCCCTACTCAATCTACGGACCAGCTGCTGCCCGCGGGAGGTGGCCAAGGCCGGGAAGTCCTGGACTTGGAAGAGGCAAACCTGGACCTTTTCAGAG gtTTGCTGGGCAAAGACTATTTTTCAAGTCTAGGGATCCTGTCACCTGAAATAA CTGCTTTCTCCTCCAAGCCACAAGCTCTGGCCACACCAAGCAAGGAGGAGcgtgggaaaagaaagaagaaaggcaagGGGTTAGGGAAGAAGAGAAACCCATGTCTTCGGAGATACAAGGACTTCTGCATCCACGGAGAATGCAAATACGTGAAGGAGCTCCGGGTTCCAACCTGCAT CTGCCACCCAGGTTATCACGGAGAGAGGTGCCATGGGCTGAGCCTCCCGGTGAAAAATCGCTTATATACGTACGATCACACAACCATCCTGGTTGTGGTGGCTGTGGTGCTATCATCCGTCTGTCTGCTGGTCATCATGGGGCTTCTCATGTTTTG GTACCACAGAAGAGGAGGTTATGACgtggaaaatgaagagaaagtgaagttgggCATGACTACGTCCCACTGA
- the HBEGF gene encoding proheparin-binding EGF-like growth factor isoform X2: MKLLPSVVLKLFLAAVLSALVTGESLERLRRGLAAGTSNLDTPTQSTDQLLPAGGGQGREVLDLEEANLDLFRAAFSSKPQALATPSKEERGKRKKKGKGLGKKRNPCLRRYKDFCIHGECKYVKELRVPTCICHPGYHGERCHGLSLPVKNRLYTYDHTTILVVVAVVLSSVCLLVIMGLLMFWYHRRGGYDVENEEKVKLGMTTSH; encoded by the exons ATGAAGCTGCTGCCGTCGGTGGTGCTGAAGCTCTTTCTTGCTGCAG TGCTTTCGGCGTTGGTGACTGGCGAGAGCCTGGAGCGGCTTCGGAGAGGCCTGGCTGCTGGAACCAGCAATCTGGACACCCCTACTCAATCTACGGACCAGCTGCTGCCCGCGGGAGGTGGCCAAGGCCGGGAAGTCCTGGACTTGGAAGAGGCAAACCTGGACCTTTTCAGAG CTGCTTTCTCCTCCAAGCCACAAGCTCTGGCCACACCAAGCAAGGAGGAGcgtgggaaaagaaagaagaaaggcaagGGGTTAGGGAAGAAGAGAAACCCATGTCTTCGGAGATACAAGGACTTCTGCATCCACGGAGAATGCAAATACGTGAAGGAGCTCCGGGTTCCAACCTGCAT CTGCCACCCAGGTTATCACGGAGAGAGGTGCCATGGGCTGAGCCTCCCGGTGAAAAATCGCTTATATACGTACGATCACACAACCATCCTGGTTGTGGTGGCTGTGGTGCTATCATCCGTCTGTCTGCTGGTCATCATGGGGCTTCTCATGTTTTG GTACCACAGAAGAGGAGGTTATGACgtggaaaatgaagagaaagtgaagttgggCATGACTACGTCCCACTGA